A single genomic interval of Homo sapiens chromosome 15, GRCh38.p14 Primary Assembly harbors:
- the PIGBOS1 gene encoding protein PIGBOS1 has product MFRRLTFAQLLFATVLGIAGGVYIFQPVFEQYAKDQKELKEKMQLVQESEEKKS; this is encoded by the coding sequence ATGTTTAGGAGATTGACTTTTGCACAACTGCTTTTTGCCACTGTCCTTGGAATTGCTGGAGGAGTATATATTTTTCAACCAGTATTTGAACAGTATGCCAAAGATCAgaaggaattaaaagaaaagatgcaGTTGGTACAAGaatcagaagagaagaaaagttaa